A DNA window from Xyrauchen texanus isolate HMW12.3.18 chromosome 6, RBS_HiC_50CHRs, whole genome shotgun sequence contains the following coding sequences:
- the LOC127644816 gene encoding gastrula zinc finger protein XlCGF8.2DB-like: MERDGSITEACRIKDEENETKRDLMELSDESQNLDELEEEHQYRKPDCVITGEQSSNCSQTEKKLSQKRTGSKKSFTCHECGRSFQREGHLLGHTKIHTGQSPFTCQLCGKCFTQKGTLKSHVRTHTGEKPFTCPQCGKRFSDKGTLKNHIKFHTGENCFPCHQCGKSFTLKVYLKGHLRTHSGEKPFTCIQCGKSFVRKVNLEHHMRLHTGEKPFTCHQCGKSFTCKGRLQCHTITHSEESPFTCPQCGKGFKKREHLKNHMRIHTGEKPFTCHHCGKSFNQKGNLQSHMAIHNEEKPFTCPQCGKSFKRTGDLKSHIRIHTEER; encoded by the exons ATGGAGCGTGATGGCAGTATTACAGAAGCATGCAGAATAAAAGATGAAGAGAATGAAACAAAAAGAG ACCTGATGGAGCTGAGTGACGAAAGTCAAAATCTGGATGAATTGGAGGAGGAACATCAGTATCGGAAACCTGATTGTGTCATTACTGGAGAACAATCTTCTAATTGCTCACAGACTGAAAAGAAACTCTCACAAAAAAGAACAGGATCCAAAAAATCTTTCACCTGCCATGAGTGTGGAAGAAGCTTTCAACGTGAAGGACACCTCTTAGGTCACACGAAAATTCATACTGGCCAGAGCCCTTTCACCTGCCAACTATGTGGAAAGTGTTTCACTCAGAAAGGAACCTTGAAGAGTCACGTGAGaactcacactggagaaaagcctttcacatgccctcaatgtggaaagagATTCTCAGATAAAGGGACCCTTAAGAATCACATAAaatttcacactggagagaacTGTTTtccatgccatcagtgtggaaagagtttcacactaAAAGTGTATCTTAAGGGTCACTTGAGAACTCattctggagagaagcctttcacatgcatccagtgtggaaagagttttgtacGTAAAGTTAACCTAGAGCATCACATGAGacttcatactggagagaagccgttcacgtgccatcagtgtggaaagagtttcacttgcAAAGGACGTCTCCAGTGTCACACAATTACTCACTCTGAAGAGAGCCCTTTTACatgtcctcagtgtggaaaggGTTTCAAAAAAAGGGAACACCTTAAgaatcacatgagaattcacactggagagaagcctttcacatgccatcattgtggaaagagtttcaatcaAAAAGGAAACCTTCAGAGTCACATGGCGATTCACAATGAGGAGAAGCCTTTTACGTGtcctcaatgtggaaagagtttcaaacgTACAGGAGACCTTAAGAGTCACATTAGAATTCACACTGAAGAGAGATGA